One genomic segment of Carassius auratus strain Wakin chromosome 29, ASM336829v1, whole genome shotgun sequence includes these proteins:
- the LOC113048400 gene encoding uncharacterized protein LOC113048400, whose translation MSANNTFDGLDEPVRPTPGDRKRRLDKENHKKQQKKKLRHSGGTLIPTVGCHHKAEATGFCQAEKLSPDDLMMNFSKFYERPNKVDQDRTILNLLDITRVKRQRLKVLDVNKRKDRNISVKYNLLCGNHPEKVPVCKATFIKVFGISKDRVSRVAKYYAETAEARPERRGGARHSEEHNRRRQLIVEHIQSFTCRASHYGRRGAPGRKYVPSDLNVHKMHELFEAQNHAQTSYSLYYSVFSKDFNLGFGHPATDACSDCVKYKITITDPNLTEAEKKMESASFILHRRRAHMFYDLLGRVAEGHVTLSFDMMQNMVLPKTPIGQAYYSRQMYLYLFGVVVHHGENSQQEKDDVHLYVWQENENSKDSNMIASALSDCLKVRLQDKVSRSRGLRLFSDSCFGQNKNMNMLSMLMEFRQLFPNLGIEHTFPVRGHSFLPADRVFGRIEQKIRKIDTILLPQEYHAILQQFGHVHVYGTDWEAFDYRSASKECVKAQKSFKISEARMLDLSTNKVGLKTTYNGEYCFHSVLKRGKRWADLKPELLPKRTSVKASKKRDVLALLGAVGVLM comes from the exons ATGAGTGCTAATAACActtttgatggtctggatgagccAGTGAGACCTACACCTGGCGACAGAAAACGCCGATTGgacaaagaaaatcacaaaaaacaacaaaaaaagaagctTCGCCACTCAGGCGGCACGTTAATACCCACTGTGGGATGTCATCACAAGGCTGAAGCGACCGGTTTCTGTCAGGCAGAGAAGCTGTCACCGGACGACCTGATGATGAATTTCAGTAAGTTTTATGAAAGACCAAACAAGGTTGACCAGGACAGGACCATTCTTAATCTCCTGGACATAACGCGTGTGAAAAGGCAGCGTCTGAAAGTCCTGGACGTCAACAAACGAAAAGACCGGAACATTTCTGTCAAGTACAATCTTTTGTGCGGCAATCACCCGGAGAAGGTGCCCGTTTGCAAGGCGACCTTCATTAAAGTGTTCG GCATCAGCAAAGACCGTGTGTCCCGGGTGGCTAAATATTATGCTGAGACTGCTGAGGCTCGCCCAGAGAGAAGAGGTGGTGCACGGCACAGTGAGGAGCACAACAGGAGAAGGCAACTCATTGTTGAGCACATCCAGTCTTTTACCTGCAGGGCCAGCCATTATGGTCGGAGAGGAGCACCAGGCCGCAAGTATGTCCCCAGTGACTTGAATGTGCACAAGATGCATGAGCTCTTTGAGGCTCAGAACCATGCTCAGACCAGCTACTCCCTCTATTACTCCGTGTTCTCCAAGGATTTCAATCTTGGCTTCGGTCACCCAGCTACAGATGCATGCTCTGATTGTGTCAAGTACAAGATCACGATTACAGATCCAAACCTAACTGAGGCAGAGAAGAAGATGGAATCTGCATCATTCATCTTGCATCGTCGCAGAGCTCACATGTTTTATGACCTGTTAGGCAGGGTTGCTGAAGGTCATGTGACCCTCAGTTTTGATATGATGCAAAACATGGTCCTTCCAAAAACCCCAATAGGACAGGCCTATTACTCACGGCAGATGTATCTGTACCTGTTTGGTGTTGTTGTACATCATGGTGAGAACAGCCAACAGGAAAAAGATGATGTCCATCTCTATGTGTGGCAGGAGAATGAGAATAGCAAAGACAGCAATATGATTGCTTCTGCACTGAGTGACTGCCTCAAGGTTCGACTTCAGGACAAAGTCAGCAGATCCAGGGGACTTCGGCTATTCAGTGACTCTTGTTTTgggcaaaacaaaaacatgaacatgctGTCCATGCTCATGGAATTTCGTCAGCTTTTTCCTAACCTTGGCATAGAGCATACCTTTCCAGTAAGGGGCCACAGTTTTCTCCCAGCAGACCGAGTCTTTGGCAGAATTGAGCAGAAGATCAGGAAAATTGACACAATTCTGCTACCACAGGAATACCATGCCATCCTGCAGCAATTCGGCCATGTTCACGTTTATGGCACAGACTGGGAGGCATTTGATTATAGGTCAGCCTCAAAAGAGTGCGTTAAGGCTCAGAAGAGCTTTAAAATCAGTGAAGCACGCATGCTTGACTTGAGTACCAACAAGGTTGGTTTGAAGACTACTTACAATGGGGAGTATTGTTTTCATAGTGTATTAAAGCGGGGCAAGCGGTGGGCTGACCTTAAACCTGAGTTACTTCCAAAGCGAACCTCTGTGAAGGCATCAAAGAAGCGCGATGTGCTGGCACTATTAGGAGCAGTAGGTGTGTTGATGTAG
- the LOC113048424 gene encoding gastrula zinc finger protein XlCGF7.1-like — protein MKLKEESQEPKEIEVTIQTDKDQDFIIGGKYFSCSKTKKTPFKAKTRRHLICQQCGTGFTQRGNLNVHMRIHNGEKPFTCQQCGISFTQRGNLNVHMRIHTGGESFTCNHCGKSFIRKGTLKTHMRSHSGEKPFKCDQCRKSFRYKDDLNKHRRIHFRKNGFKCHQCGRSFTDSSHLKNHVTTHFGEKRFMSLHCGKDCKNNANLEVHVRIHTGEKPFVCPQCGRSFSFRGNLKIHIRVHTGEKPYSCPQCPNHFVYKRDLKRHLQTMVCASQEV, from the coding sequence ATGAAGCTGAAAGAGGAGAGTCAAGAACCGAAGGAAATTGAAGTGACAATTCAGACTGACAAAGATCAGGATTTCATAATTGGGGGGAAATATTTTAGTTGCTCAAAGACAAAAAAGACaccatttaaagcaaaaactagACGCCATTTAATCTGCCAGCAGTGTGGAACAGGCTTCACTCAAAGAGGAAACCTTAAtgttcacatgagaattcacaatggagagaagcctttcacttGCCAACAGTGTGGAATAAGTTTCACTCAAAGAGGAAACCTGAATGTCCACATGCGGATTCACACCGGAGGGGAATCTTTCACCTGTAATCACTGTGGAAAGAGCTTCATACGAAAAGGAACTCTTAAGACTCACATGAGAAGTCACTCTGGAGAGAAGCCATTTAAATGTGATCAGTGTAGAAAGAGTTTTCGATATAAAGACGACCTCAATAAACACAGGAGGATTCACTTCAGAAAGAACGGTTTTAAATGTCATCAGTGTGGACGGAGTTTCACAGACAGCAGTCACCTTAAGAATCATGTAACAACTCACTTCGGAGAGAAGCGTTTCATGAGTCTTCATTGTGGAAAGGATTGCAAAAACAACGCGAACCTCGAGGTTCACGtaagaattcacactggagagaaaccttttgtctgccctcagtgtggaaggaGTTTCTCGTTTAGAGGAAACCTAAAGATTCACAtaagagttcacactggagagaaaccttattcCTGTCCGCAGTGTCCAAACCATTTTGTGTATAAAAGAGACCTGAAACGTCATTTGCAAACAATGGTCTGTGCATCGCAAGAAGTTTAG
- the LOC113048403 gene encoding gastrula zinc finger protein XlCGF57.1, which yields MAFIKEESEDVKIEETFRVKQEDAEEQTKMMFIKEESKDMNTEETFRVKQEDAEEQTDLMALKEESQNLNENKEKNLSDEKHQDFITEEKSFSCTQSKTISIRKKAQKTGSGKFICKQCGKSFIRKASLKVHEFIHTGEKPFTCPQCGKGFSQRSALYPHMRTHTGEKPFTCQQCGQSFTERGHLQVHMRLHTGEKPFTCQHCGKGFSQNETLKTHMSVHTGEKPFTCQQCGKGYTLNKNLRIHMRIHSGEKPFPCQQCAKSFTVKENLKIHERIHTEEKPYICSQCGKGFSQRSALYPHMRTHTGEKPFTCQQCGQSFTYSRIFKDHLRIHTGEKKPFKCQQCGKGFSQKSYIKYHMRVHTREKSLLSCHQCERSFPNNGSLTVHMKTHNRENVFTCQQCGKTFFRKSNLKSHMKVHTEEKPFICNQCGKSFKHSSAFHQHRRIHTGEKPHTCQQCGKSFIDKGSLTVHLRIHTGEKPFTCTQCGKSFSRKVHLKSHMRIHT from the exons ATGgcttttattaaagaggagagtgaagatgtGAAGATTGAAGAAACTTTCAGAGTCAAACAAGAAGACGCTGAGGAACAAACAAAGATgatgtttattaaagaggagagtaaAGATATGAATActgaagaaacattcagagtcaaacaagAAGAcgctgaggaacaaacag ACCTGATGGCACTGAAAGAAGAGAGTCAAAACCTGAatgaaaacaaagagaaaaatctgAGTGATGAGAAGCATCAGGATTTCATAACTGAAGAAAAATCTTTCAGTTGCACACAGTCAAAAACGATTTCCATTCGAAAAAAAGCTCAGAAAACAGGATCTGGGAAGTTCATCTGcaaacagtgtggaaaaagtttcattCGAAAAGCATCTCTTAAAGTACATGAATttattcacactggagaaaagcctttcaCCTGCCCTCAGTGTGGTAAGGGTTTTTCACAAAGATCAGCATTGTATCCCCACATGAgaactcacactggagagaagcctttcacatGCCAGCAATGTGGACAAAGCTTCACTGAAAGAGGACACCTTCAGGTTCACATGAgacttcacactggagaaaagcctttcacctgccaacaCTGTGGAAAAGGTTTCAGTCAAAATGAAACCCTTAAAACCCACATGAgcgttcacactggagaaaagcctttcacctgccaacagtgtgggaaAGGTTATACTCTAAATAAAAACCTTCGAATCCACATGAGAATTCAttctggagagaagccttttcCCTGCCAACAGTGTGCAAAAAGTTTCACTGTAAAAGAAAATcttaaaatacatgaaagaaTTCACACTGAAGAGAAGCCTTACATATGCTCTCAGTGTGGTAAGGGTTTTTCACAAAGATCAGCATTGTATCCCCACATGAgaactcacactggagagaagcctttcacatGCCAGCAATGTGGACAAAGTTTTACTTATAGCAGAATCTTTAAGGATCAcctgagaattcacactggagagaagaaGCCTTTCAaatgccaacagtgtggaaaaggTTTCTCTCAAAAGAGCTACATTAAAtaccacatgagagttcacactagAGAGAAGAGCCTTCTCAGCTGCCACCAATGTGAGAGAAGTTTCCCTAATAATGGGAGTCTTACAGtccacatgaaaactcacaacaGAGAGAACGTGTTCACATGCCAGCAGTGTGGAAAAACGTTCTTTCGAAAATCTAATCTTAAAAGCCATATGAAAGTTCACACCGAAGAAAAACCTTTCATCTGCAATCAATGTGGAAAAAGTTTTAAACATAGTTCAGCATTTCATCAACACAGGCgtattcacactggagagaagcctcacacctgtcaacagtgtggaaagagtttcattgATAAAGGAAGCCTTACAGTTCAcctgagaattcacactggagagaagcctttcacatGCACCCAGTGTGGGAAAAGTTTCTCTCGAAAGGTACACCTTAAAtcccacatgagaattcacacctGA